One window of the Halobacillus litoralis genome contains the following:
- the kduI gene encoding 5-dehydro-4-deoxy-D-glucuronate isomerase yields the protein MEVRYATNPTDAKQYDGERLRSEFLIESLFVEGEVNMVYSHYDRVITGGAVPTVKPLKLEDSETLKTEFFLERREIGIINISDGKGKVIVNGETFELNKRDCLYVGRGNEDVQLDSVDASQPARFYLASATAHKEYPTKKLPIEEATPAKLGSDAESNNRTIYKYIHEDGLQSCQLMMGMTLLAPNNMWNTMPPHVHDRRMEAYLYFDMDEDSRVFHFMGKPDETRHMVVKNEQVVLSPPWSIHSGVGTNNYTFIWAMAGENYTFTDMDHVKMDELK from the coding sequence ATGGAAGTAAGATATGCAACGAATCCGACAGACGCAAAACAATATGATGGTGAAAGATTGAGGAGTGAATTTTTGATAGAGTCCCTGTTTGTAGAAGGGGAAGTGAATATGGTGTATTCTCACTATGACCGCGTGATTACAGGTGGGGCAGTTCCGACAGTGAAACCTCTGAAACTGGAAGACAGTGAAACATTGAAAACAGAATTTTTCCTGGAACGGAGAGAAATCGGCATCATCAATATCTCAGATGGAAAAGGGAAAGTTATCGTGAACGGGGAAACATTCGAACTGAACAAACGTGATTGCCTTTATGTAGGGCGCGGAAATGAAGATGTGCAGCTGGATAGTGTCGATGCTTCTCAGCCTGCTAGATTCTACTTAGCTTCAGCAACGGCTCATAAAGAATACCCGACGAAAAAACTTCCGATTGAAGAAGCTACACCTGCGAAATTAGGATCGGATGCTGAATCTAACAATCGGACCATTTATAAATATATCCATGAAGACGGATTGCAAAGCTGTCAACTGATGATGGGGATGACATTGCTTGCCCCTAACAACATGTGGAATACCATGCCTCCACATGTGCACGACCGTCGCATGGAAGCTTACCTGTACTTTGATATGGATGAAGATTCTCGAGTTTTTCATTTCATGGGCAAGCCTGATGAGACACGGCACATGGTTGTGAAAAACGAGCAAGTCGTTTTATCTCCACCATGGTCGATCCACTCAGGTGTGGGAACAAATAATTACACATTCATCTGGGCAATGGCGGGTGAAAACTATACCTTTACAGATATGGATCATGTGAAAATGGACGAACTGAAATGA
- the kduD gene encoding 2-dehydro-3-deoxy-D-gluconate 5-dehydrogenase KduD, whose amino-acid sequence MDSLFSLNGKVALVTGASRGLGQGISVGLAKAGAEVIGVGTRTLQDTKQKVEEVGGTFHELISDLSEKGAAEKLAGEAIAIRGRIDVLVNNAGIIRRSDAKDFSNEDWFEVIDVNQHAVFQLCREVGTHMLENKSGKIINIASMLSYQGGLKVPAYTASKHAVAGLTKSFANEWGSKGVNVNAIAPGYMATDNTAPIRENEERNAYITSRIPQGRWGTPDDLQGAAIFLASDASDYVNGHILNVDGGWMSS is encoded by the coding sequence ATGGATTCGTTATTTTCTTTGAACGGTAAAGTAGCCTTGGTAACAGGAGCAAGCAGAGGGTTGGGACAAGGGATTTCCGTTGGACTTGCTAAAGCAGGTGCTGAGGTCATCGGTGTAGGTACGAGAACACTGCAAGACACGAAACAAAAGGTAGAAGAAGTTGGTGGGACTTTTCATGAGTTGATTTCTGATTTGAGTGAAAAAGGTGCAGCTGAAAAGCTGGCTGGTGAAGCGATCGCCATTCGCGGACGTATCGATGTCCTTGTCAATAATGCAGGAATTATCCGCAGATCTGACGCGAAGGACTTTTCAAATGAAGATTGGTTCGAAGTGATTGACGTGAACCAACACGCTGTTTTCCAATTGTGCCGTGAAGTAGGAACGCACATGTTAGAAAATAAATCGGGGAAAATCATCAACATTGCTTCAATGCTCTCCTACCAAGGCGGTCTGAAGGTGCCTGCTTATACGGCAAGTAAGCATGCGGTTGCCGGTTTGACGAAATCATTTGCGAATGAGTGGGGAAGTAAAGGTGTTAATGTCAATGCGATTGCACCTGGCTATATGGCAACAGACAACACAGCACCAATTCGTGAAAATGAAGAAAGAAATGCTTATATCACTTCTCGGATTCCACAAGGACGTTGGGGGACACCGGATGATTTGCAAGGTGCAGCGATATTTCTAGCTTCTGATGCTTCCGACTACGTGAATGGACATATTTTGAATGTTGATGGTGGATGGATGAGCTCGTGA
- a CDS encoding LacI family DNA-binding transcriptional regulator: MGVTIKDIAKAADVSYSTVSKALRDSPLVKEPTKQKIIEIAHQLGYQPNVAARSLVSKKSHTIGVVWPTIERVTHSALVTGLNKRLEELSYTTLISINEMECAINTFNRYQVDAIVAFDEKNSREPANSTVPIVTYGIAHKDAPFPTVDVNRKQAIRTAVEHLINIGHQSISYIGDMVQEDHLQEEKVEGFRQAITEAELGLSSTSIMEVTDLESYDGYEAMKKLLKEPDHPTAIISGSHDLSKGILRAIHENGLSIPDDISIISYDNIPATETFEVPLSTVGVPLDIITEKLSEVLIALINEEEVNHSIYLKPELNITQSCATLNGGK; this comes from the coding sequence ATGGGAGTTACCATTAAAGATATTGCCAAAGCAGCGGACGTCAGTTATTCTACGGTTTCCAAAGCACTGCGGGACAGCCCGCTCGTTAAAGAACCAACGAAACAGAAGATAATAGAGATCGCTCACCAGCTCGGCTACCAGCCGAACGTAGCAGCACGTAGTCTAGTATCCAAGAAATCTCATACCATCGGCGTTGTGTGGCCTACAATTGAACGTGTCACCCATTCAGCTTTAGTGACTGGGTTGAATAAGCGACTAGAAGAACTATCCTATACTACCTTGATCTCTATCAATGAGATGGAATGCGCGATCAATACATTCAACCGCTATCAAGTCGATGCCATTGTCGCTTTTGATGAAAAAAATTCTCGAGAACCGGCCAATTCTACAGTACCTATCGTGACTTATGGGATCGCTCACAAGGATGCCCCGTTTCCAACAGTGGACGTCAACCGTAAACAGGCGATCCGAACTGCTGTAGAACACTTGATCAACATCGGACATCAATCCATAAGCTATATTGGTGATATGGTCCAGGAAGATCACCTTCAAGAGGAAAAAGTGGAAGGATTCAGACAAGCAATCACAGAAGCTGAGTTAGGGCTTTCCTCAACATCAATCATGGAAGTCACGGATTTAGAGTCTTATGATGGCTATGAAGCTATGAAAAAGCTTTTAAAAGAACCAGACCATCCTACCGCTATCATTAGTGGGAGTCATGATTTATCCAAAGGGATTTTGAGAGCGATTCATGAAAATGGGCTATCCATCCCTGACGATATCTCAATCATAAGTTATGACAACATACCTGCTACCGAAACCTTTGAAGTTCCATTATCGACTGTAGGTGTTCCGTTGGATATCATTACCGAGAAGCTTTCGGAGGTCCTGATCGCTTTAATTAATGAGGAAGAAGTTAATCATAGTATTTACTTGAAGCCTGAATTGAATATTACCCAATCGTGCGCAACTCTGAATGGAGGAAAATGA
- a CDS encoding rhamnogalacturonan acetylesterase: protein MNELQVFLTGDSTMAHYPTSHFPQTGWGQKLASFFTEDVIIQNKAMNGRSSKSFLAEGRLDEIKGMLQPGDYLFIQFGHNDSKPDKARKTHPFSSYQENLITFIEAARSMEAIPFLLTPIQRRRFNEDGTLQQTHGSYPEAMRQVAETHSVTLIDMTALTSRLLLDLGPGNSKELFMWLEEKASPNFPEGAQDDTHLNQKGAYHIARIVAESIKFEGLMLSRFVQLPDQNNI from the coding sequence ATGAATGAACTGCAAGTTTTCCTAACTGGCGATTCGACCATGGCTCATTATCCCACTTCCCACTTCCCCCAGACAGGCTGGGGGCAAAAGCTGGCTTCTTTTTTCACAGAAGATGTCATTATTCAAAACAAAGCTATGAATGGAAGAAGTTCCAAAAGTTTCTTAGCAGAAGGGCGTCTTGATGAAATAAAAGGAATGCTTCAACCTGGCGACTATTTGTTCATTCAATTTGGTCATAATGACAGCAAGCCTGACAAAGCACGAAAAACGCACCCTTTTAGTTCCTATCAGGAAAATCTGATTACTTTTATAGAAGCAGCCAGATCGATGGAGGCGATCCCCTTTTTACTCACTCCAATCCAACGGAGAAGGTTCAATGAGGACGGAACCCTTCAACAAACACATGGTTCTTACCCAGAGGCGATGAGGCAGGTCGCCGAAACCCATTCGGTAACCCTCATCGATATGACTGCATTAACATCTAGACTCCTCCTTGATCTTGGTCCGGGAAACTCTAAAGAACTTTTCATGTGGCTTGAAGAAAAAGCAAGTCCCAACTTTCCGGAAGGCGCGCAAGATGACACGCATCTGAATCAAAAAGGTGCGTATCACATAGCAAGAATAGTTGCTGAATCAATCAAGTTTGAAGGTTTAATGCTGTCCCGGTTTGTCCAACTCCCCGATCAGAACAACATTTGA
- a CDS encoding AEC family transporter, whose protein sequence is MEIIFIFLNIIVPVFILIGVGAVMHKTFKLDLFTLAKLNIYFLSPGFVLVNLYESSFSLDLLVKVILFFALFICALYLIVQLFARLGRYTKGVRGVFTNSVLLYNSGNYGIPVNDLAFKQDPFAATIQVIVMTLQNVFSYTYGVFSLRAVDEGKGRALLGLLKMPAIYAMTLGVLLNIGNVDVPEFIMKPGEYVANAMIGIALITLGAQVAQLTFKFKLVIVYFSLFIRLLLGPLLALLLIWILGYEGVLAQALLISSGMPSSVNSAIIAQEYRSEPELAAQIVLASTVFSMVTVTLTIYFAQMLF, encoded by the coding sequence ATGGAAATTATTTTTATTTTTCTCAATATCATCGTTCCTGTATTCATCTTAATAGGGGTCGGAGCGGTGATGCATAAAACGTTCAAGCTAGACCTCTTCACTCTAGCAAAGCTCAACATTTATTTTTTGAGCCCGGGCTTCGTGCTGGTTAATCTCTATGAATCTTCCTTTTCGCTTGATTTACTGGTTAAGGTCATTCTGTTTTTTGCTTTATTCATTTGTGCGCTTTATCTTATTGTACAACTTTTCGCACGGTTAGGAAGATATACCAAAGGGGTCAGGGGTGTATTTACGAATAGTGTATTGCTTTATAATTCTGGAAACTATGGGATCCCGGTCAATGACTTGGCATTTAAACAGGACCCCTTTGCTGCCACGATCCAAGTCATCGTAATGACTTTGCAAAATGTATTTTCATATACATATGGTGTTTTTTCTTTACGGGCTGTTGATGAAGGAAAAGGAAGGGCATTGCTTGGTCTATTAAAGATGCCAGCGATCTACGCGATGACCCTTGGCGTGCTTTTGAACATAGGGAATGTGGACGTGCCCGAGTTTATTATGAAACCTGGGGAATATGTGGCAAACGCTATGATCGGTATCGCCTTGATTACTTTAGGGGCACAAGTGGCACAATTGACCTTCAAATTCAAACTTGTGATCGTATATTTCAGTTTATTCATACGATTGCTCCTTGGTCCGCTTCTGGCTTTATTGCTCATTTGGATATTGGGCTATGAAGGAGTGCTTGCTCAAGCATTATTGATTTCCTCAGGGATGCCGAGTTCTGTGAACAGTGCGATCATCGCTCAGGAATACCGCAGTGAACCAGAACTGGCGGCTCAAATTGTATTAGCTTCCACGGTCTTCAGTATGGTGACTGTGACTCTTACTATTTATTTTGCTCAAATGTTGTTCTGA
- a CDS encoding YesL family protein: MQGGRLLAGVLALCNWVTHFALLNLMWIGCTLLGGIIFGIAPSTVALYTVTRKAAMGQPVPRLVKTFFATFRQEFFRANGLTLTMTSVGVVCFYDLHFFRQFDGILFDILSTVALICCLTFIIVLMYIFPVYVHYDLKVLQTIKQALFIGFLKPSNLVLMIITGLSTYYFFISFPGFIPIFGFTIFAHLNMWLGLKCFENIEEIKVAGEAV, encoded by the coding sequence ATGCAGGGAGGACGTTTGTTAGCGGGAGTCCTGGCGTTATGCAACTGGGTGACCCATTTTGCTTTACTGAATCTGATGTGGATTGGTTGTACGCTATTGGGAGGAATTATTTTCGGAATTGCTCCAAGTACCGTCGCTTTATATACAGTCACCAGGAAAGCGGCAATGGGACAACCAGTACCTCGCCTGGTGAAAACCTTCTTTGCGACGTTCCGGCAAGAATTTTTCAGAGCGAACGGCCTTACTCTAACGATGACTTCCGTTGGTGTCGTATGCTTTTATGACTTGCACTTCTTCCGTCAGTTTGATGGAATATTATTTGATATTCTATCTACCGTTGCGCTCATTTGCTGTTTAACGTTCATCATTGTGCTCATGTACATCTTTCCTGTTTATGTCCACTATGATTTGAAAGTGCTGCAAACCATCAAACAGGCCCTGTTTATCGGGTTTTTAAAGCCGAGCAATCTGGTGCTTATGATCATTACTGGTTTGTCCACCTATTATTTCTTCATATCTTTCCCCGGGTTCATACCGATCTTCGGGTTTACGATTTTTGCTCACTTGAATATGTGGTTGGGCTTGAAATGTTTTGAGAACATCGAAGAAATAAAAGTAGCTGGTGAAGCGGTGTAA
- a CDS encoding Gfo/Idh/MocA family protein — protein sequence MRKFAVCGVSKRANDMFIRPMISTFAATSELVGLLDHDPKRFAVCKSTFPKIANVPEYDEKEFKKMVAETKPDTIIVASRDDTHVEYILMALEHDIDVITEKPMTTTARDSRRVMEAEKKSKGEVTVTFNYRYSPYHMRIKELILSGKVGRVTSVDLNWYIDTYHGSSYFQRWNRKREFSGGLSIHKSSHHFDLINWWLDQKPVEVFAFGALNYYGPESEHNPLQEDGRHCKTCQVKHECPYYTRWNSRSNSAIVKDDHIDSDEARKDGYTNYRPDQCVFDSDIEIEDTYTAAIKYDQGALLSYSINFSLPYEGYRLAINGTKGRIETTEFHAPSRVPFPVPEQTIEYFPLFGSKETINVLKQEGGHGGGDPIIQEDIFMGEDPSRPYKVLSGSKDGAYAVTTGEAVWKSVKEKQSIRIEELLHQPTYSG from the coding sequence ATGAGGAAATTTGCGGTTTGTGGAGTGAGTAAGCGGGCAAATGATATGTTTATCCGTCCAATGATCAGTACGTTTGCAGCGACTAGTGAACTGGTAGGTTTGTTAGATCATGATCCGAAGCGATTCGCAGTTTGCAAATCTACTTTTCCTAAGATAGCTAATGTTCCTGAATATGATGAAAAAGAATTCAAAAAAATGGTGGCCGAAACGAAACCGGATACAATCATAGTCGCAAGCAGGGATGATACGCATGTGGAGTACATCCTGATGGCGTTGGAACATGACATTGATGTGATTACTGAAAAACCGATGACTACTACAGCCCGTGACAGCCGCCGGGTGATGGAAGCAGAGAAGAAGAGCAAAGGTGAAGTCACGGTCACCTTTAATTATCGTTATAGCCCCTATCATATGAGAATCAAAGAGCTGATTTTATCAGGGAAAGTCGGGCGTGTTACGTCTGTAGATTTGAACTGGTACATTGATACGTACCACGGATCAAGTTATTTTCAACGTTGGAACCGTAAACGAGAGTTCTCGGGCGGGTTATCGATCCACAAATCTTCGCATCACTTTGACTTGATCAACTGGTGGCTGGACCAAAAACCTGTAGAAGTGTTTGCTTTCGGAGCTTTGAATTATTATGGGCCGGAAAGTGAACATAATCCGTTGCAGGAAGATGGGCGTCATTGCAAGACATGTCAGGTTAAACATGAATGCCCTTATTATACAAGGTGGAATTCACGAAGTAATAGCGCGATTGTAAAGGATGACCATATCGATTCAGATGAAGCGAGAAAAGATGGATATACGAATTACCGGCCGGATCAGTGTGTCTTTGATTCTGATATTGAAATTGAAGACACATACACGGCTGCCATCAAGTATGATCAAGGGGCCCTGTTGAGTTATTCTATTAATTTTTCTCTGCCTTATGAAGGGTATCGACTTGCCATTAATGGTACAAAAGGGAGAATTGAAACAACAGAGTTTCATGCTCCGTCACGCGTTCCCTTTCCGGTACCAGAACAAACGATCGAGTACTTTCCTCTCTTCGGCTCCAAAGAAACCATCAATGTTTTGAAACAGGAAGGTGGACATGGGGGCGGCGATCCGATTATTCAAGAGGACATCTTCATGGGGGAAGACCCTTCGCGTCCTTATAAGGTTCTGTCGGGGAGTAAGGATGGTGCATACGCCGTGACGACCGGCGAAGCAGTATGGAAGTCAGTCAAAGAAAAACAGTCGATCAGGATCGAAGAGTTATTACATCAGCCGACCTATAGTGGTTGA
- a CDS encoding glycoside hydrolase family 88/105 protein, which produces MVSDQRTTLNKKLDTPLDWGKAACDSLMATFQPSELPPDGRWHYHQGVFLESMRQLREITGGEGYLAYIKGYVDHNIDENGNFLWNRKELDAIQAGLLLFELDERYEDTRYRKAAKKLRNMFPTLNRTSDGGFWHKDHYPYQMWLDGLYMGGAFSMNYAEAYNEPELLEMVLQQERLMRKHTLDEGSGLYHHAWDESRIQPWADSETGKSPEFWGRAIGWYGIMFNEILNFLPENHPSEQELSTALKNLVESLINYQDADTGLWYQIVDKPGRSDNWIETSCSALFVYTIARGIRSGYVDESYKQQAIKGYRGLLDRMEFDENGHFVMPEICIGTGVGDYEHYINRPKTANDLHGVGSFVLASIEMQHLLPEL; this is translated from the coding sequence ATGGTTTCAGATCAAAGGACGACTTTAAATAAAAAATTGGATACTCCACTGGATTGGGGGAAAGCGGCATGTGATTCATTGATGGCGACCTTTCAGCCGTCTGAGCTGCCGCCTGATGGGAGATGGCACTACCACCAAGGTGTGTTTTTAGAAAGTATGCGTCAACTGAGAGAAATCACAGGGGGTGAGGGTTACCTTGCATACATCAAAGGTTATGTCGATCACAACATCGATGAAAATGGAAACTTTTTGTGGAATAGAAAAGAATTAGATGCAATTCAGGCCGGACTTTTATTGTTCGAATTAGATGAAAGGTATGAGGATACGAGATATCGGAAAGCTGCGAAGAAACTCCGGAACATGTTTCCGACTTTGAATCGAACCTCTGATGGCGGTTTCTGGCATAAAGACCATTATCCTTATCAAATGTGGCTGGACGGGCTCTATATGGGCGGGGCTTTTTCCATGAATTATGCAGAAGCCTATAATGAACCCGAATTACTGGAAATGGTGCTCCAACAAGAACGTTTAATGCGGAAACATACATTAGATGAGGGGTCGGGTTTATATCATCATGCATGGGATGAGAGCAGAATTCAGCCATGGGCAGATTCAGAAACCGGGAAATCTCCTGAATTCTGGGGCAGGGCAATTGGCTGGTATGGCATCATGTTTAACGAAATCCTTAATTTCTTACCTGAAAACCATCCTTCAGAACAAGAGCTGTCGACAGCTCTTAAGAATCTTGTTGAAAGCTTGATAAACTACCAAGACGCTGACACAGGCTTGTGGTATCAAATTGTAGACAAGCCTGGAAGAAGCGACAACTGGATAGAGACTTCTTGTTCAGCACTTTTCGTTTACACGATTGCCAGAGGGATTCGGTCCGGTTATGTGGATGAAAGCTATAAGCAACAGGCGATCAAGGGATATCGCGGCCTCCTGGACAGGATGGAATTCGATGAAAACGGACACTTTGTAATGCCGGAGATTTGCATCGGTACAGGGGTCGGTGATTATGAACACTATATCAATCGTCCGAAAACAGCGAACGATCTGCATGGTGTTGGATCTTTTGTTCTGGCAAGTATAGAAATGCAGCATCTTCTGCCTGAACTGTGA
- a CDS encoding carbohydrate ABC transporter permease: MKKKKITKKTIQHVLMGSFALIMIYPLIWMVSSSLKKSENVFVNSHSLIPNEWHFANYIEGWNGFAGITFGTFFWNSTVITVIATVGSIASSTLIAYGFARIKFAGKKIWFVAMMLTMMLPFEMVMIPQYIMFNQFGWIDTYLPLILPTFFGIPFFIFLIMQFIRTIPMELDEAAKIDGCNTFDIFFRIIVPLIIPAMMTSAIFSFYWRWDDFMGPLIYLSTPEKYPVSLALKLFSDPNSVTNWGAMFAMSTLSILPIFVIFFVFQRYIVDGISSTGMKA; encoded by the coding sequence ATGAAAAAGAAAAAAATTACGAAAAAGACCATTCAGCATGTATTGATGGGATCTTTCGCTTTAATTATGATCTATCCACTTATCTGGATGGTCAGTAGTTCTTTGAAAAAGAGTGAAAATGTTTTTGTGAACTCTCATTCTTTGATTCCGAATGAATGGCATTTTGCCAACTATATTGAAGGCTGGAATGGATTTGCAGGAATTACCTTCGGAACGTTCTTTTGGAATTCGACGGTCATTACTGTTATCGCAACCGTCGGTAGTATCGCATCATCGACGTTGATAGCATACGGATTTGCCAGAATCAAATTTGCAGGCAAGAAGATCTGGTTCGTCGCAATGATGTTAACGATGATGCTCCCCTTTGAAATGGTCATGATTCCACAGTACATCATGTTCAATCAATTTGGCTGGATCGATACTTACCTTCCGTTGATTCTGCCGACATTTTTCGGAATACCTTTTTTCATATTTTTGATAATGCAGTTCATCCGAACGATTCCTATGGAGTTGGATGAAGCGGCGAAAATCGATGGGTGTAACACCTTTGATATCTTTTTCCGGATTATCGTACCACTTATTATCCCGGCCATGATGACATCGGCTATCTTCTCATTCTATTGGAGATGGGATGATTTCATGGGACCGCTAATTTATCTATCTACACCGGAAAAGTACCCGGTTTCACTTGCTTTGAAACTTTTCTCTGATCCTAACTCTGTCACGAACTGGGGCGCGATGTTCGCGATGTCCACACTAAGTATTTTACCGATTTTCGTGATTTTCTTCGTCTTCCAGCGATACATTGTTGATGGCATCAGTTCAACTGGTATGAAAGCTTAG
- a CDS encoding carbohydrate ABC transporter permease produces the protein MKVTPPNKKLNTGNKNVTGYAFISPFLIGFFSLTIFPILYSLYLSFTDFDMMGTPNWIGLENYTRMFTSDPTFWKSMKVTFFYAGVAVPIRLVFALLVALALNKVVEMVGLYRTLLYLPSVVGGSIAVSIMWRQLFGNDGAFNSILAAIGLPTHSWLGDPGTAIWTLIVLYGWQFGSSMLIFLAGLRNIPKTFYEASSVDGAGPIRQFFIITIPLLTPVILFNTIMQVIQGFMAFTPSFVVTNGGPVNSTLLYVLYMYQRAFEYFDMGYASAMAWVMLVIIAIFTALIFKSSEHWVHYESDTK, from the coding sequence ATGAAAGTGACTCCACCTAACAAAAAACTTAACACGGGGAATAAGAATGTAACGGGTTATGCGTTCATTTCTCCATTTTTAATCGGTTTTTTCTCTCTGACAATATTCCCGATTCTTTACTCTCTTTATTTATCATTCACAGATTTTGACATGATGGGGACACCGAATTGGATCGGTCTTGAAAACTATACGAGAATGTTCACGAGTGATCCGACATTCTGGAAATCGATGAAAGTTACATTTTTCTATGCAGGGGTAGCTGTACCGATCCGTTTAGTATTTGCTTTATTGGTTGCATTAGCACTGAATAAAGTAGTTGAAATGGTGGGGTTATATCGGACTCTGTTATATTTACCTTCCGTAGTTGGTGGAAGTATCGCTGTTTCTATCATGTGGCGTCAATTGTTCGGTAATGATGGAGCTTTCAACTCAATCCTTGCTGCCATCGGATTGCCGACACACTCATGGTTAGGAGATCCTGGTACAGCCATTTGGACATTGATTGTCTTATATGGATGGCAATTCGGCTCCTCTATGTTGATTTTCTTAGCAGGTCTAAGGAATATTCCCAAGACGTTTTATGAAGCGTCCAGTGTGGATGGAGCAGGTCCTATTCGCCAGTTTTTCATTATTACAATTCCATTATTAACACCTGTTATCCTCTTCAACACAATCATGCAGGTTATACAAGGGTTCATGGCTTTTACTCCGAGTTTTGTTGTGACCAATGGTGGGCCGGTGAATAGCACTTTGTTATATGTCCTTTATATGTACCAGCGCGCCTTTGAATATTTCGATATGGGATATGCTTCTGCTATGGCATGGGTGATGTTGGTCATCATCGCTATATTTACGGCATTGATTTTCAAGAGCTCTGAACATTGGGTCCATTATGAATCGGATACGAAATAA
- a CDS encoding ABC transporter substrate-binding protein has product MIKKFLIFSLMAVMLASVLAACSGSEEASGEDEEGVTTLRMTWWGSQSRHDQTQEIIKAFEEENPDIKIESEFTGFDGYFEKMAAQASGNNLPDIMQQNFGEYLNQYADKELLADLTPLVEDGTIDVEGVSETIMESGKKDGKLLGIPTGTNALTAFYNKDMVEAAGLDLSDGEWTWEEYEEYATAISEETGEYGARLMEPKNLFEYYLREKGEKLFNEDGTGLGYEDDQLLVDYFERNLALEEKGAVPNYDTIQQIKGVEDELIVRGEAAFDFRWSNQATALDSSAGGKPIGMTLLPGENNDQGMYLKPAMLWSVSESSEHKEEAARFIDFFVNNVKVYEIGGSDRGVPIKEEIREELSADLSETDKKVFEYIEMVTEHSSPIDSNFPPESSEILGELQKIDELVMYGELSAEEGAEQFRSTVERVMAR; this is encoded by the coding sequence TTGATTAAAAAATTCCTGATTTTCAGTTTGATGGCAGTGATGTTAGCAAGTGTTCTGGCCGCTTGTTCAGGGTCCGAAGAAGCTTCTGGCGAAGATGAAGAAGGGGTGACGACCCTGAGGATGACTTGGTGGGGCTCTCAAAGCCGACATGACCAAACGCAAGAGATCATCAAGGCTTTTGAAGAAGAAAACCCTGATATTAAAATCGAGTCCGAATTTACCGGGTTCGATGGTTATTTCGAAAAAATGGCTGCTCAAGCATCAGGGAATAATCTTCCTGATATCATGCAGCAGAACTTTGGAGAATACTTGAACCAATACGCAGACAAAGAGTTGCTGGCTGATCTCACTCCATTAGTAGAAGATGGCACGATCGATGTCGAAGGTGTCAGCGAAACGATCATGGAATCTGGAAAAAAGGATGGGAAGTTGCTGGGTATTCCTACGGGAACAAATGCACTCACAGCATTCTATAACAAGGACATGGTGGAAGCTGCTGGGCTGGACCTATCCGACGGTGAGTGGACATGGGAAGAATACGAAGAGTATGCAACAGCAATCAGTGAAGAAACAGGAGAATATGGTGCACGATTGATGGAACCTAAGAACTTGTTTGAATATTACTTAAGGGAAAAAGGTGAAAAATTATTTAATGAAGATGGAACAGGCTTAGGTTATGAAGACGATCAATTACTTGTCGATTATTTTGAAAGAAACCTCGCTTTGGAAGAAAAAGGTGCAGTCCCGAACTATGACACGATCCAGCAAATCAAGGGTGTAGAGGATGAGTTGATTGTTCGTGGCGAAGCTGCTTTTGACTTCAGGTGGTCCAACCAGGCGACTGCTCTTGATAGCTCAGCTGGTGGAAAGCCGATCGGCATGACATTGCTGCCGGGTGAAAATAACGACCAGGGAATGTACTTAAAGCCTGCAATGCTTTGGTCTGTAAGTGAAAGCTCTGAACATAAAGAAGAAGCGGCTCGTTTTATCGACTTCTTCGTCAACAATGTCAAAGTCTATGAAATTGGCGGTTCTGACCGTGGTGTACCGATTAAAGAAGAAATCCGTGAAGAATTATCAGCTGATCTAAGCGAAACAGACAAGAAGGTGTTCGAGTACATTGAAATGGTGACAGAACATAGCTCTCCAATCGATTCTAACTTCCCGCCTGAGTCCTCTGAGATTCTGGGAGAATTGCAGAAGATTGATGAACTCGTCATGTATGGTGAACTTTCCGCTGAAGAAGGTGCTGAACAATTCAGATCTACTGTTGAGAGGGTTATGGCTAGATAG